In Patescibacteria group bacterium, the following are encoded in one genomic region:
- a CDS encoding U32 family peptidase, with protein MNKPELLAPAGSYEKLKTALAFGADAVYCGLPDFSLRVRINSFNLKDLAEAIKYCHDHKKKIYLTLNIYAHNQHLKKLPAYIKFLKANKPDGIIVSDPGIIKILKKELPKIPLHLSTQANCTNWQAAKFWYEQGIKRIILAREVTIAEIKEIRKNVPKLELEYFVHGAMCMSYSGRCILSKWLTGRSANLGDCVQPCRWGYRVSTDDERGQVMEVEEDKHGTYLFNSKDLCLIGHLAELKKAGVTSFKIEGRAKSAYYVAVVVKAYRQAIDKKQPIKNLVKELGTLANRGYTTGFAFGAEKWDNNFQISHQKSSYQFVGEVVKYSKEKGATLIAVHNAIYRGETVEFITPTGKNFRQKLTKIIDTKNDKEVASAHGGHDQIISIKTTEPIPAFSVLRKKLKS; from the coding sequence ATGAACAAACCAGAACTACTCGCCCCAGCCGGCAGTTATGAAAAACTAAAAACCGCTCTCGCTTTTGGCGCTGATGCGGTATATTGCGGTCTACCTGATTTTTCACTACGCGTCAGGATCAACTCTTTTAATCTCAAAGACTTGGCCGAGGCAATCAAATACTGCCATGACCATAAAAAGAAAATATACCTGACTCTTAACATATATGCTCATAACCAGCATCTAAAAAAATTACCGGCGTATATCAAATTTCTCAAAGCTAACAAACCCGACGGCATTATCGTTTCCGATCCGGGAATAATCAAGATACTCAAAAAAGAATTGCCAAAGATTCCTTTGCATCTCTCTACCCAAGCTAACTGCACCAACTGGCAAGCCGCCAAATTTTGGTACGAGCAAGGGATAAAAAGAATTATCCTGGCGCGCGAAGTGACTATTGCCGAGATCAAAGAGATTAGGAAAAATGTGCCAAAACTCGAACTAGAATATTTTGTCCACGGCGCCATGTGTATGTCCTACTCTGGACGCTGCATCCTCAGTAAGTGGCTAACTGGTCGTAGCGCCAATCTTGGCGACTGCGTGCAACCTTGCCGCTGGGGTTATCGCGTCAGTACCGATGACGAACGTGGCCAAGTCATGGAAGTCGAAGAAGATAAACATGGCACTTATTTATTTAACTCCAAAGACCTTTGTCTGATCGGGCATTTGGCTGAACTAAAAAAAGCCGGCGTCACTAGTTTTAAAATCGAAGGCCGGGCTAAAAGCGCCTACTATGTTGCAGTGGTCGTCAAAGCCTATCGCCAGGCGATTGATAAAAAACAACCAATCAAAAACCTAGTCAAAGAACTAGGCACCCTGGCCAATCGTGGCTACACCACCGGCTTTGCTTTTGGAGCCGAAAAATGGGATAACAACTTCCAGATTTCTCATCAAAAATCGTCTTACCAATTTGTGGGTGAAGTGGTAAAATACAGTAAAGAAAAAGGCGCGACACTAATAGCTGTTCATAATGCCATTTACCGCGGAGAAACGGTAGAATTTATCACTCCTACTGGTAAAAACTTTAGGCAAAAGCTAACCAAAATCATTGATACCAAAAACGATAAGGAAGTCGCTTCTGCCCATGGTGGCCATGATCAAATTATCTCTATCAAAACAACCGAGCCTATTCCCGCTTTTTCAGTCCTCCGCAAAAAACTCAAATCCTAA
- a CDS encoding glycosyltransferase: protein MKVALIHDHLVQYGGAEKVLKAFQDIFPEAPIFTLLYDSKTMGNDFAKKDIRPSFLQDMPFAIKKYQWYLPMMPMATERHDLNDYDLVLSSASAMAKGVITGPKTLHICYCHTPTRYLWTDTHSYLRELKASPLLKKFLPFYLTRLRKWDRLAADRVDNFIANSHNVAARINKYYRRNSEVIYPPVETEKFYQADQLNHYYLAGGRLVPYKRFDIIVQAFNKLGIPLKIFGTGPEEARLRKMAKSHIEFVGKISDQRKAELCAHCLGFINPQEEDFGITAVEAMAAGRPVIAYPVGGALETIIPGVTGEFFDEQTWESLSDAVIRFKPEKYDSKKIRQHAQNFGVEEFKKRITDYIEKTYQEFKGNKMIK, encoded by the coding sequence ATGAAAGTTGCTTTGATCCACGACCATTTAGTTCAGTACGGTGGTGCTGAAAAAGTTCTCAAGGCGTTTCAGGACATTTTTCCCGAGGCGCCGATTTTTACTTTACTCTATGATTCTAAAACCATGGGTAATGATTTTGCTAAAAAAGACATTCGCCCTTCTTTTTTGCAAGACATGCCTTTTGCTATTAAAAAATATCAATGGTATTTGCCGATGATGCCGATGGCTACCGAGCGCCACGATTTAAACGATTACGATTTGGTTTTATCTTCAGCATCAGCCATGGCAAAAGGAGTGATTACCGGTCCAAAAACTTTGCATATTTGTTATTGTCATACTCCGACCAGATATCTCTGGACGGACACGCATAGCTATCTGCGTGAGTTGAAAGCTAGTCCATTGCTCAAAAAGTTTTTACCTTTTTATTTGACTAGACTGCGTAAATGGGATCGTCTGGCTGCCGATCGAGTGGATAATTTTATTGCCAATTCACACAATGTCGCGGCAAGAATTAATAAATATTATCGTCGTAATAGCGAGGTGATTTATCCGCCGGTAGAAACAGAAAAGTTTTATCAAGCGGATCAGCTCAATCACTATTATTTGGCGGGCGGCAGGCTGGTGCCATATAAGCGTTTTGATATTATCGTGCAGGCCTTCAATAAACTGGGCATTCCGCTTAAAATATTTGGCACTGGACCGGAAGAAGCGCGTCTCCGTAAAATGGCAAAATCGCACATCGAATTTGTCGGCAAAATATCCGATCAGCGTAAAGCAGAACTTTGCGCTCATTGTCTGGGTTTTATCAATCCACAAGAAGAGGATTTTGGTATTACGGCAGTAGAAGCAATGGCAGCCGGTCGGCCGGTAATTGCTTATCCGGTAGGTGGCGCTTTGGAAACTATTATCCCTGGGGTGACGGGCGAGTTTTTCGACGAGCAAACCTGGGAGAGTTTGTCCGACGCCGTTATTCGTTTCAAACCGGAAAAATATGATTCGAAAAAAATCCGTCAACACGCGCAAAATTTTGGTGTGGAAGAATTTAAAAAAAGAATCACCGACTATATTGAAAAAACTTATCAGGAATTTAAAGGGAATAAAATGATAAAATAA
- a CDS encoding glycosyltransferase family 1 protein, which yields MKILIDARMYGPRGSKGLGRYIKEIIDGLVRQDSQNEYVILLQRENWDDFAEKPGFHKVLAPWRWYTLAEQIYLPRLIKKEKPDLVHFPHFNVPLFYFFSPFVVTIHDLLLRQYPSRRASTLGPIKYWLKNIGYRLIVWAAVWRAKKIITISDFTKTEILKYYPLVDRNKIEVVYEGVSKLEKEMIEKKDDNDVLLRYNITDPFILYVGSAYPHKNLDKLILAFARPEKNWTGKLVLVGKKDYFYQRLEEGVQELNTKSVLFLGYIPDSDLAVLYRQARVYVFPSLYEGFGLPPLEAMSWGLPVVASDIPSLREVIGDAYEKFNPKSVSDILQKIKNVLTDNVKQEKLRYLGLEQIKKYNWDATVKKHIDIYHAAKK from the coding sequence ATGAAAATATTAATCGATGCTAGAATGTATGGACCGAGAGGTTCAAAAGGTCTCGGTCGCTATATCAAAGAAATTATTGATGGTTTGGTCAGGCAAGATTCGCAAAACGAATATGTAATTTTATTACAGCGTGAAAATTGGGACGATTTTGCAGAAAAACCCGGGTTTCACAAGGTTTTAGCGCCATGGCGCTGGTATACCCTTGCCGAGCAAATCTACCTGCCGCGACTTATAAAAAAAGAAAAACCGGACTTGGTTCATTTTCCACATTTTAACGTTCCGTTGTTTTATTTTTTTTCGCCGTTCGTTGTTACGATCCACGATTTGTTATTACGTCAATATCCTTCACGTCGGGCAAGTACTTTGGGACCAATAAAATATTGGCTGAAAAATATTGGTTACCGTTTGATTGTTTGGGCGGCTGTTTGGCGGGCAAAAAAAATTATTACTATTTCAGATTTTACTAAAACCGAAATTCTTAAATATTATCCTTTAGTCGACAGAAATAAGATAGAAGTTGTCTATGAGGGTGTGAGCAAGCTGGAGAAAGAAATGATCGAGAAAAAAGATGACAACGATGTTCTTTTACGGTATAATATAACCGACCCTTTTATTTTATATGTTGGCAGTGCTTATCCTCATAAAAATTTGGATAAATTAATATTAGCTTTTGCTAGGCCGGAAAAGAATTGGACTGGTAAGTTGGTGTTGGTGGGTAAAAAAGATTATTTTTACCAGCGTCTTGAAGAGGGTGTTCAAGAGTTGAATACAAAAAGTGTTCTTTTCTTAGGCTATATTCCTGATAGTGATTTAGCTGTTTTATATCGTCAAGCTCGGGTTTATGTTTTTCCTTCCTTGTATGAAGGATTCGGATTGCCGCCGCTAGAGGCAATGAGTTGGGGATTGCCGGTGGTTGCTTCAGACATCCCGTCTTTGCGAGAAGTGATCGGCGATGCTTACGAAAAATTTAATCCGAAAAGTGTTAGTGATATTTTACAAAAAATTAAAAATGTTTTAACTGATAACGTCAAACAAGAAAAGTTACGATATTTAGGACTGGAACAAATAAAAAAATATAACTGGGATGCTACGGTTAAAAAACATATAGATATCTATCATGCTGCGAAAAAATAA
- a CDS encoding DUF4012 domain-containing protein: protein MLRKNKKAKEDVVGRKTVGKRKNASIKKTNSKITPKVVRINVVKSDYLNHYISPHLVDLSELSPKQKEQPIFWEESADNYFTAPTNNDLDFSRVVSSENAEESVTFFSPNLEPISSTEQNKIDKIRQEIAEYKPAETVIVDETLYNTNDPEDIFKDIEDMPSIERVVQEVESQNIVLPQLPAASSVLPVERKKRLFNPLRIGRRIFILFDYGSDRLVRPLRNIPLSLPAKALVGFVVMALVLVLPLGITSYYQNLKGKQIGVLSFASAGANDLLSASSEVGEKDLAAASNDFSAAYQKFSSAKDELDGINKIVTTIAKLIPQTDNTLKTANALLDTGKLLALVGQNLTNGLSALESGDKTIVQKITILRENLELVAPDIHSIDSLLARVDINQLPEENQVKFISLKQKMPAIAKSFDGFISVAKFAEDILGKNELKRYLVLFQNNSEIRPTGGFIGSFALIDLVNGEIKNMEIPGGGSYDLRAGLTTAVAAPAPLRLINARWEFQDSNWFSDWPTAAQKIAWFYNEAGGPTIDGIVAINADLLQQLLGLIGPVNVNGKQITADNFFGTVQTAVEVDYDKEKNKPKEFIADMAPQVLGQILSADKDKLIKIISLLSDSLYAKDLQLYFFNPETESQLAGLGWENKIKETASDYLMVVNANIAGQKTDKVINQTILHQAAIGDDGTVRNKVTIIRAHNGIAGEPFYGVRNVNYVRVYVPQGSKLISADGFQEPAEELFKNDGDYKQDKDLLQISGLTKTDEKTGIRINEEYGKTVFGGWTQVYPGKTQVSIIEYELPFRVSFAKMETGFNWLNKLEDKLNFTDVSTSYGLVVQKQSGQESDFYSLVDFPDSWKEVWRYPEEKIDIAGSILHYTNFLDKDRAYSVMFQK, encoded by the coding sequence ATGCTGCGAAAAAATAAAAAAGCAAAAGAAGATGTAGTGGGTAGAAAAACGGTCGGTAAAAGAAAAAATGCTTCAATAAAAAAAACAAATTCAAAAATTACTCCCAAGGTAGTCAGGATTAATGTTGTTAAAAGTGATTATTTGAATCATTATATCTCTCCCCATCTTGTTGACCTGTCCGAGCTTTCTCCTAAGCAAAAGGAACAACCGATTTTTTGGGAAGAGTCGGCGGATAATTATTTTACTGCGCCGACAAATAACGATCTGGATTTTTCTCGGGTAGTGTCATCAGAGAATGCGGAAGAATCGGTAACGTTTTTTTCTCCAAATTTAGAGCCAATATCATCGACAGAGCAAAACAAAATAGACAAAATAAGACAAGAAATAGCCGAATATAAGCCGGCGGAAACGGTCATTGTCGACGAAACTTTATATAATACCAATGATCCGGAAGATATCTTCAAGGATATAGAGGACATGCCGTCAATTGAAAGAGTGGTGCAAGAAGTTGAATCGCAAAATATTGTTTTGCCGCAACTACCAGCGGCATCATCAGTGTTGCCTGTTGAAAGAAAAAAAAGACTCTTTAATCCATTGCGAATAGGTAGGCGCATTTTTATTTTATTCGATTATGGGAGCGACCGTTTAGTGCGACCTTTAAGAAATATTCCTTTGTCATTGCCGGCTAAAGCGTTGGTTGGTTTTGTGGTTATGGCTTTAGTTTTGGTTTTGCCTTTGGGTATTACTAGTTACTATCAGAACTTGAAAGGTAAGCAAATAGGTGTTTTAAGTTTTGCTTCCGCTGGTGCCAACGATCTGCTCTCTGCCAGCAGCGAAGTAGGGGAAAAAGATTTGGCAGCTGCCAGTAACGATTTTAGCGCAGCTTATCAAAAATTTTCTTCAGCCAAAGACGAACTTGATGGAATTAATAAAATAGTTACAACAATTGCTAAATTGATACCGCAAACCGATAATACTTTGAAAACAGCAAACGCTTTACTTGATACGGGGAAATTACTTGCTCTAGTCGGTCAAAATTTAACTAATGGTTTGTCAGCGCTGGAGTCTGGTGATAAAACCATTGTCCAAAAAATTACTATTTTGCGGGAAAATCTAGAATTAGTTGCTCCTGACATTCATAGCATTGATAGTCTTTTGGCAAGAGTGGATATCAATCAATTGCCTGAAGAAAATCAGGTTAAATTTATTTCTCTAAAACAAAAAATGCCGGCAATAGCCAAGAGTTTTGATGGTTTTATCTCCGTTGCCAAGTTTGCCGAAGACATACTTGGCAAAAACGAGCTGAAAAGATATTTAGTTTTATTTCAAAATAATAGCGAGATCAGACCGACAGGAGGATTCATCGGATCTTTTGCTTTAATAGATTTGGTTAACGGTGAAATAAAAAATATGGAGATACCCGGCGGTGGCAGCTATGATTTACGCGCGGGGCTAACTACTGCCGTGGCTGCTCCAGCGCCATTGCGGCTAATCAACGCTCGTTGGGAGTTTCAGGATAGCAATTGGTTCTCTGATTGGCCGACGGCGGCGCAAAAAATAGCTTGGTTTTATAATGAAGCCGGTGGTCCGACAATAGACGGTATAGTAGCTATAAATGCTGATTTATTGCAGCAATTGCTGGGTTTAATTGGTCCAGTAAATGTGAACGGTAAACAGATTACCGCTGATAATTTTTTTGGTACCGTACAAACAGCGGTAGAGGTTGATTATGATAAGGAGAAAAATAAGCCTAAAGAGTTTATTGCCGATATGGCGCCTCAAGTATTGGGTCAAATATTATCCGCGGACAAAGATAAATTAATAAAAATTATTTCGCTACTTAGCGATTCGTTATATGCCAAGGATTTACAGCTATATTTTTTTAATCCTGAAACAGAAAGTCAGCTCGCCGGGCTCGGTTGGGAAAATAAAATAAAAGAAACTGCCAGTGATTATCTGATGGTGGTTAACGCTAATATTGCCGGACAAAAAACTGATAAAGTTATTAATCAGACAATCTTGCATCAAGCGGCGATTGGTGATGATGGTACTGTGCGTAATAAAGTTACCATTATTCGCGCTCATAACGGGATTGCCGGTGAGCCTTTTTATGGCGTTCGAAACGTAAATTATGTGCGAGTATATGTTCCGCAAGGAAGTAAATTGATTAGCGCGGATGGTTTTCAGGAGCCGGCAGAGGAACTTTTTAAAAACGACGGTGATTACAAGCAAGACAAAGATTTATTACAAATATCCGGTTTGACCAAAACGGATGAAAAAACTGGAATAAGAATAAATGAAGAATATGGTAAAACTGTTTTTGGTGGATGGACGCAAGTTTATCCCGGTAAAACGCAAGTAAGTATTATTGAATATGAGCTACCTTTCAGAGTATCTTTTGCCAAAATGGAAACAGGTTTTAACTGGCTAAATAAACTGGAAGATAAATTAAATTTTACCGATGTCAGCACTTCTTATGGTTTGGTGGTGCAAAAACAATCCGGTCAAGAAAGCGATTTTTATAGTTTAGTAGATTTTCCCGATTCGTGGAAAGAGGTGTGGCGTTATCCCGAAGAAAAGATAGATATTGCCGGTAGTATTCTGCATTATACTAATTTTTTAGATAAAGACCGGGCATATAGCGTAATGTTTCAAAAGTAA
- a CDS encoding peptidoglycan bridge formation glycyltransferase FemA/FemB family protein yields the protein MQTSDVVEQKIWDDFVTANGSEFLQSWDWGVLQESLGRKIWRLAVTDENQIKAVALIVKHQLPFKQNYLYCPRGPLTTEPKYFEYLVERIKELGKHEKSTFCRIEPISPTINYHLPPTKPVQPKTTLVLDLTKSEDDILNSFHQKTRYNIRLAEKHGVTVRDGSGDQDFEIFWNLLTKTYTKQEISTHPKEYYKKILTTPYSLLATKLFIAESNGIPVAANLCYFYGDRATYAHGGSDYQYRNLMAPHLLQWHQIKCAKDAGYKVYDFWGIDEKRWPGVTRFKLGFNGKSVDYPGTFDIPISKILYPLYKLVKKVK from the coding sequence ATGCAAACCAGCGATGTCGTGGAACAAAAGATATGGGACGACTTTGTCACTGCTAACGGCAGTGAATTTTTGCAATCCTGGGACTGGGGCGTGCTGCAAGAAAGCCTAGGACGAAAAATCTGGCGCCTGGCAGTCACTGACGAAAACCAAATTAAAGCCGTTGCACTGATAGTTAAACACCAACTGCCTTTTAAACAAAATTACCTCTACTGCCCGCGCGGACCGCTTACCACCGAACCGAAATATTTTGAATATCTGGTCGAAAGAATCAAGGAACTCGGCAAACACGAAAAATCCACCTTCTGCCGTATTGAACCAATTTCCCCAACTATCAACTATCATCTACCACCTACCAAACCCGTCCAACCCAAAACCACGCTCGTTTTAGATCTAACCAAATCAGAAGACGACATACTTAACTCTTTTCACCAAAAAACCCGATACAATATTCGCCTAGCTGAAAAACACGGAGTAACGGTTCGCGATGGTAGTGGCGACCAAGATTTTGAGATTTTCTGGAATCTGTTAACCAAAACCTACACCAAACAAGAAATCTCCACCCACCCAAAAGAATATTATAAAAAAATACTCACTACCCCATACTCACTACTTGCTACTAAGCTGTTCATCGCTGAAAGCAACGGTATTCCTGTTGCCGCCAATCTCTGCTATTTCTACGGAGATCGCGCTACTTACGCTCATGGCGGATCGGATTACCAGTACAGAAACCTCATGGCGCCACATTTACTGCAGTGGCATCAAATCAAATGCGCTAAAGATGCCGGTTACAAAGTTTATGACTTTTGGGGAATAGATGAAAAACGTTGGCCCGGAGTAACTAGGTTTAAACTCGGATTTAATGGAAAAAGCGTCGACTATCCAGGAACGTTCGACATACCAATATCCAAAATACTTTATCCCCTATATAAACTAGTGAAGAAAGTTAAATAG
- a CDS encoding sugar transferase, which translates to MKKSELTFSALLVPVDYFMVVAAGVLAYFLRFKSFLTDVRPVIYALPFPQYIKIVLVMAVCWLAIFAFSGLYKISGSRKFLGEFSRILLACSTATLTLIVIIFFGKQELFSSRFIIIAVWVVSILTVSFGRGLIRGVQRFLFTAGYGVNYIAVFGSDKTTEMIRQEIEKKPSIGLRVVKIFKQFNGEEKKAVQELLAQKKLDEVLQVDPNLPKEQILDLVDWCDEYHVTFKYAPDLFQAQATNVDISTLAGVPIIELRKTPLDGWAKIIKRFFDFILALFLLAVLFPVLAIIGIAIKIDSRGPVIYKNQRVSREGVFNTYKFRSMKTEYCTGPGYDSLKAEEYEKELIAEKNRRQGPVYKVLDDPRRTRVGRFLEKTSLDELPQIINVIIGNMSLVGPRPHQPREVEKYQRHHKAVLAIKPGITGLAQISGRSDLDFDEEVRLDTYYIENWSILLDLWILLRTPIVVLTRKSKV; encoded by the coding sequence ATGAAAAAATCCGAACTCACGTTCAGTGCCTTGCTGGTTCCGGTTGATTATTTTATGGTGGTGGCAGCCGGAGTGCTGGCATATTTTTTGCGGTTCAAATCTTTTTTGACTGATGTTCGTCCAGTGATTTACGCCTTGCCTTTTCCTCAGTACATCAAAATAGTTTTGGTGATGGCGGTTTGTTGGCTGGCAATTTTTGCGTTTTCCGGTCTCTACAAAATTTCCGGATCGAGAAAATTTTTAGGCGAATTTTCCCGTATCTTGCTCGCTTGCTCTACGGCAACACTGACGTTGATCGTGATTATTTTCTTTGGCAAACAAGAATTATTTTCTTCCCGTTTTATTATTATTGCTGTTTGGGTGGTAAGTATTTTAACAGTTAGCTTCGGTCGCGGATTGATTCGCGGAGTGCAAAGATTTCTTTTTACCGCCGGCTATGGCGTAAACTATATCGCTGTTTTTGGCAGCGACAAAACAACCGAAATGATTCGCCAAGAAATAGAAAAAAAGCCGTCAATAGGGTTACGGGTAGTAAAGATTTTTAAACAGTTTAACGGAGAAGAAAAAAAAGCAGTACAGGAGTTGTTGGCGCAAAAAAAGTTAGACGAAGTTTTGCAGGTTGATCCAAATTTGCCTAAAGAACAGATTCTTGATTTGGTTGACTGGTGCGACGAATATCATGTGACTTTCAAATACGCTCCGGATTTATTTCAGGCTCAGGCAACTAATGTTGATATTAGCACCCTTGCCGGCGTGCCGATTATTGAGCTGCGCAAAACTCCGCTGGATGGCTGGGCTAAGATTATCAAAAGATTTTTTGATTTTATTCTCGCTTTGTTTTTGTTAGCTGTTCTTTTTCCGGTTTTAGCTATCATTGGCATCGCGATAAAAATCGATTCACGCGGTCCGGTGATTTATAAAAACCAACGAGTGAGTCGGGAAGGAGTTTTTAATACCTACAAATTTCGTTCGATGAAGACAGAATACTGCACCGGTCCGGGCTATGATAGTCTCAAGGCCGAAGAATACGAAAAAGAGTTGATTGCCGAAAAAAATCGAAGACAAGGTCCGGTTTACAAGGTTCTCGACGATCCTCGCCGTACCAGAGTCGGTCGGTTTTTAGAAAAAACCAGTCTTGATGAATTGCCTCAAATTATTAACGTGATAATTGGTAATATGAGTCTGGTCGGTCCGCGCCCGCATCAGCCGCGTGAGGTAGAAAAATATCAACGTCATCATAAGGCGGTGTTAGCGATCAAGCCGGGGATTACCGGTCTTGCCCAGATTTCCGGTCGGTCGGATTTGGATTTTGACGAGGAGGTCAGATTAGACACGTATTATATTGAAAATTGGAGTATACTGCTTGATTTATGGATATTACTCCGAACTCCGATAGTGGTGTTGACGAGAAAAAGTAAAGTGTAA
- the ruvA gene encoding Holliday junction branch migration protein RuvA, with protein sequence MLGYIKGTIKAKTDKSVIIENNGIGYLVHTTPVNAEQSKTETVGEFFLHTHVREDILELYGLPTFEEIEFFKKLISISGVGPKTALGVFEVAKLDEIKKAVSRGDATLLTKVSGIGKKTAELIVIKLKDKNLDINLGDVGGIDGQAIDALVSLGYSAADARIVLSQLPPETQSVEDKIKSALKLLNR encoded by the coding sequence ATGCTTGGTTATATCAAAGGCACAATCAAAGCCAAAACCGATAAGTCAGTTATCATAGAAAACAACGGCATCGGCTATCTGGTTCACACCACTCCGGTGAACGCCGAACAAAGTAAAACCGAAACGGTTGGTGAATTTTTTTTACATACTCACGTACGCGAAGATATTTTAGAACTATACGGATTACCGACTTTTGAAGAAATAGAATTCTTCAAAAAATTGATCTCCATCTCTGGTGTCGGACCAAAAACCGCTCTCGGCGTTTTTGAGGTGGCAAAACTAGACGAGATAAAAAAAGCCGTTTCTCGTGGCGATGCCACCCTGCTAACCAAAGTATCCGGTATTGGTAAAAAAACCGCTGAATTGATCGTGATAAAACTCAAAGACAAAAACCTTGATATTAATTTGGGAGACGTTGGTGGAATAGACGGTCAAGCAATCGACGCGCTGGTCAGTCTTGGCTACTCTGCCGCCGACGCCAGAATCGTCTTGTCGCAGCTTCCGCCGGAAACCCAATCAGTAGAAGACAAAATCAAATCCGCGCTAAAACTGCTTAACCGTTAA
- a CDS encoding glycosyltransferase family 1 protein, which yields MIIGVDIRPLMDKELSGVGLHLFNLLDELFRIDSQNQYKLFYNSFHSIENRLPKWDYPNVKFCGFALPNKLLNFLFLFFHWPKIDLMIGGCDAFVVPNLCYFSLSDRCKKISIVHDITFDLYQDFFQSKWRLAYRLINPKKVFTAMDRLVVVSQNTKKDLISFYKINPGKIGVVYSGVKRSDEKILENKGNFILTLGTREPRKNLAGLLIAYEKARQQGLNMDLVIAGGSGWLSREADRLIAVSNFKNNIKVLGYVSEKEKIDLYRQASMFVFPSFYEGFGFPPLEAMSHGCPVIASLSSSISEVCADAALLVDPYNINEIVEAIKSVSTLDSVTRQKLSARGFENIKRFSWSAAAQDFLNFLLTANR from the coding sequence ATGATAATAGGCGTAGATATTAGACCTCTGATGGACAAAGAGCTAAGCGGCGTGGGGCTGCACCTTTTTAATTTGCTTGACGAGTTGTTTCGTATTGATTCGCAAAACCAGTATAAACTTTTTTATAATTCTTTTCATAGTATCGAAAATCGGCTACCTAAATGGGATTATCCCAATGTTAAATTTTGTGGTTTTGCTTTACCAAATAAACTACTTAACTTTTTATTTTTATTTTTTCATTGGCCGAAGATTGATTTGATGATTGGCGGTTGCGACGCATTTGTCGTTCCCAACCTTTGTTATTTTTCTTTATCAGATCGTTGTAAAAAAATTTCCATAGTGCATGACATCACTTTTGATTTATATCAGGATTTTTTTCAGTCAAAATGGCGGCTGGCTTATCGGTTGATTAACCCCAAAAAGGTTTTTACCGCGATGGATAGACTGGTGGTAGTTTCACAAAATACCAAAAAAGATTTAATTAGTTTTTATAAAATAAATCCTGGTAAAATTGGCGTGGTTTACTCCGGAGTAAAAAGAAGTGACGAAAAAATTTTAGAAAATAAGGGAAATTTTATTTTAACCTTGGGTACCAGAGAGCCGCGTAAAAATTTAGCTGGTCTGCTAATCGCTTATGAAAAAGCTAGACAGCAAGGTTTGAACATGGATTTGGTAATTGCCGGTGGTAGCGGTTGGCTCAGCAGAGAAGCCGATAGATTGATTGCCGTTAGTAATTTTAAAAATAATATCAAGGTTTTGGGCTATGTCAGTGAAAAAGAAAAAATTGACCTGTATCGTCAGGCGTCAATGTTTGTCTTTCCGTCTTTTTACGAAGGATTTGGTTTTCCGCCGTTGGAAGCGATGAGTCACGGTTGTCCAGTGATCGCCAGTCTGTCTTCGTCAATCAGTGAAGTTTGCGCTGACGCAGCGTTGTTAGTCGATCCGTATAATATAAATGAAATCGTGGAAGCGATAAAGTCTGTCAGTACGCTGGACTCGGTAACCAGACAAAAGTTATCAGCCAGAGGTTTTGAAAATATTAAGCGTTTTAGCTGGTCAGCCGCCGCTCAGGATTTTTTAAATTTTTTGTTAACCGCTAACCGTTAG
- a CDS encoding DUF5663 domain-containing protein, protein MAQDPMEVFIQNLILAAGLDGMPDEYKADYIDKLRVQIDRRIGVIAMQELDSAGLDEFRQMMEREPKISNAALQQFFAGKIDNFPEKVQQGLQDFAAEFIAAAKKE, encoded by the coding sequence ATGGCACAAGATCCAATGGAAGTCTTTATTCAAAACTTGATTTTAGCCGCCGGCTTGGATGGCATGCCTGATGAATACAAAGCGGATTATATTGATAAATTGCGAGTGCAGATAGATCGTCGTATTGGCGTAATAGCCATGCAAGAGCTCGACTCAGCCGGTCTAGACGAGTTTCGCCAGATGATGGAGCGCGAACCGAAAATCAGCAATGCCGCTTTGCAGCAATTTTTCGCCGGTAAGATAGATAATTTTCCGGAAAAAGTACAGCAAGGGCTGCAGGATTTTGCCGCCGAGTTTATCGCTGCTGCCAAAAAGGAGTAA